Below is a window of Effusibacillus lacus DNA.
CAGAAGAACAAATGTCCCGTCAGCCGATACTGGTTGGAAATACGAGAAAACCTGCCGCGATACATAGAAAGAAGATGAAAGAAAGACCACAGCCAATAGCAACAATAGCACCCGAATCATTCTCACTGATGACTGACCCCCTGCCAGTTCAGGCCTGCTAGCATTACCGATGTATGATACATTCATTATACAGACAATCCCGTCTGTATATATAGAAAAAATGGAGGTACAAATGGTGGTTTTAACACTTGCAATCTTCCTGTTTGTGGCAGGGGTCTTGTTTACGCTGTATCCGATCTTGCCTGGCACCCTGTTTGTGTTGGCTGGGATACTGGTCTACGGTGCAATGGAAGGTTGGGCCGCCTTCCCGCTTTGGTTTTGGATTGTGCAAGCTGTGCTGATCGCTTTAAATTTTCTGACCGATTGGGTGGCCAGCGTATTGGGTATCAAACGTGTCGGAGGGTCCAAACAGGCGATATGGGGAACGACTCTTGGGTTGATCATAGGACCTCTCTTGCTGGGTCCTATCGGAATTCTTGCGGGCCCTGTCCTGGGAGCCATTATCGGAGAGTTGATCCAGATGCGGCAAGCCGGTCAAATAGCGAGAGTGGCTGTCGCTTCCTTAATCGGTTTTCTGTTGGGTATCATGGTCAAATTTGTCTTGGTGCTGATCCAGATCACTTTGTTTGCAGTCCAAGTTTGGAAGTAGACAGGAGGCGTGAGTTTGAATTCACGCCTCCTTCTCTTATCTTAGGCGGGGTCAGAATGCGGAGAGTCGCAACTCCGTTCCAATCTGTAATTTGGCTGATGAAAGTCCGTTGGATTTCTTTATGTGATGAATGGCCTCGTGGACATCCTTTCCTGGATAGTGGGTCTTGGCGATCGACCACAGAGTGTCCCCCGGCTGAACTACAACAACTGCCGTTTCGTGGCTTCCATACACTTCATTTCCCCCCAAGAAGCTCGTGGACAACACCAGAAAGAAAACTGCCGAACCAAGAATCGCCACCCCCTTTACTTTCTGCTTGATCCTTTTGAAATGTATTGTCTTCATGGAATCGCTCCCTTGATCGAACGTTAGTTCTATTTGTATTAATATTATCCCGAACCCTTGTTCGTGTCAAGATAAAAATCGAACTAATGTTTGTGTTATTTTCCACATCATGTTATAATCCATTTAGTAAAGTCTATGAACCGTTTCTATTTCTAGTACAGTTAGGAGAGAGTTTCAATTATGAAGTTGTCCAAACGCCAACAACAGATTCTGGACTACATCAAAGACGAAGTCCGGAAGAAAGGGTATCCCCCGTCAGTCCGGGAGATTGGTGATGCGGTTGGACTTGCGTCAAGCTCCACCGTACACGGTCATCTGGCAAGACTGGAACAGAAAGGTCTTATCCGACGGGATCCGGTGAAGCCCCGAGCAATAGAGATTCTTGATATGGACACTCCCGTTGTCGCACATAATGCGTCAACAGTAATGGCTCCGATTATTGGGAAAGTTACGGCGGGCAGTCCCATCACCGCAGTTGAGAATGTCGAAGACTATTTTCCTTTGCCCATGAGTCTGGTAGGCGATACGGAGGTATTCCTTCTGACAGTGGAAGGGGATTCCATGATTGAAGCGGGGATTCACGACGGTGACCTGGTGATTGTCCGCAAGCAACAGACAGCCAGAAATGGCGAAATTGTGGTGGCAATGACGGAAGATGATGAAGCGACGGTCAAACGGTTCTACAAAGAAGCGGATCACGTTCGTCTGCAGCCGGAGAATTCGGCAATGGAGCCTCTCCGCTACAAGAACGTTATGATCCTGGGAAAAGTGATTGGCGTATTCCGGTACATCTCATAGAGCCCAACACAGTACGACCCCCCACCTCGTTGAGGCGGGGGGTCGCTGTATTACATAAATTAGTAGGTGGTCAGGTATTGGTCACGTTCCCATTCGTGCACTGCTGTGCGGAACATATCCCATTCAATCAGTTTGGCTTCCACGAAATGGGTCAAAGCGTGTTCACCCAGGGCGGAACGCATAACATCATCAGCCAGAAGTTCTTCCACCGCTTCTTTGAGCGACGCAGGCAGCGAATGAATTCCAGCTTTCTCACGTTCTGCCTCATTCATCACATAGATGTTGCGGTTCACTGCATCCTGCAACGGAAGTTCGTTCTTGATGCCATCAAGACCGGCTTTCAGCATGACAGCCAGTGCCAAGTAGGGATTGCAAGCAGGATCAGGGTTACGAACTTCGATACGGGTCGACAGTCCGCGGGACGCCGGGATACGAACCAACGGCGAACGGTTCTTCGCAGACCATGCAACGTAGCAAGGAGCCTCGTAACCGGGAACCAGACGCTTGTAAGAGTTGACAGTCGGGTTGGTAATAGCCGCAAAGCCTCTGGCATGTGCCAGGATTCCCGCCAGATAATGCTTCGCGGTCTTGGAAAGACCGAGTTCATCATTTTCATCGTAGAATGCATTCTCTTTGCCCTTGAAGAGGGACTGGTGGCAGTGCATACCGGAACCGTTAATGCCAAAAATCGGCTTCGGCATAAATGTGGCATGCAATCCGTATTTGCGGGCGATGGTCTTCACAACCAGCTTAAAAGTCATGATATTGTCGGCTGCAGTTACCGCATCCGAATATTTGAAGTCAATTTCATGCTGTCCAATAGCGACTTCATGGTGAGAAGCTTCGATTTCAAAGCCCATGGACTCCAAAGTCAGAACGATTTCGCGGCGGCAGTTTTCACCCAAATCAAGCGGTGCCAGGTCAAAGTATCCGCCTTTGTCATTCACTTCCATGGTAGGATTGCCATGCTCGTCAAGCTTTAAGAGGAAGAACTCGGGCTCCGGACCTACGTTCATCGCAGTAAAGCCCATCGCGTTTGCCTCTGCCAGCACTTTCTTGAGAATTCCCCGCGGATCCCCTTCAAACGGAGTGCCATCCGGCATGTAAATATCACAGATCAAGCGGGCCACTTTACCGTGTTCTGTTTCCCAAGGGAAGATCAACCAGGTATCGAGATCCGGGTAGAGGTACATGTCGGACTCTTCAATCCGAACAAACCCTTCAATCGAAGAACCGTCGAACATCAACTTGTTGTCAAGAGCCTTGTCCAATTGGGATACGGGAACTTCCACGTTCTTGATAACCCCGAGCAGATCGGTGAACTGCAACCGGATGTAACGAACATTCTCTTCCTTGACCATGCGCAAGATGTCATCTTTGGTAAAATGGTTTTTCAATTCGGTTTCCCCCTTTATTATGTATAGGCGGCATTTATTATGCCGCAAAAAGATGAGAATAATTTACTTCTTAATGAAAGAACCTTGACAGTTCCCCTTGTATCAAGGAGCCGGGCATTCCCGGGCGGCCTCGCAGGATCAGCTCTTTTTTCAACAAATCATGGAGTTCTTGGTCAGTGAGGTCTTTAACCTTTTGGGCTTCTTCCTGAGCTTTTTCTGTTACAGGCAACTCTGTCGGGACCGCTTGATCTCCCATCATTTTTTTGATTCCGGCCATATTGAGCCCTTGATCAATCAATTTTT
It encodes the following:
- a CDS encoding MerR family transcriptional regulator, producing the protein MSDELRRNLALFPIGIVQKLTELTPRQIRYYEQHQLIQPARTAGNQRLFSFNDVERLLEIKKLIDQGLNMAGIKKMMGDQAVPTELPVTEKAQEEAQKVKDLTDQELHDLLKKELILRGRPGMPGSLIQGELSRFFH
- the lexA gene encoding transcriptional repressor LexA translates to MMKLSKRQQQILDYIKDEVRKKGYPPSVREIGDAVGLASSSTVHGHLARLEQKGLIRRDPVKPRAIEILDMDTPVVAHNASTVMAPIIGKVTAGSPITAVENVEDYFPLPMSLVGDTEVFLLTVEGDSMIEAGIHDGDLVIVRKQQTARNGEIVVAMTEDDEATVKRFYKEADHVRLQPENSAMEPLRYKNVMILGKVIGVFRYIS
- a CDS encoding DUF456 domain-containing protein: MVVLTLAIFLFVAGVLFTLYPILPGTLFVLAGILVYGAMEGWAAFPLWFWIVQAVLIALNFLTDWVASVLGIKRVGGSKQAIWGTTLGLIIGPLLLGPIGILAGPVLGAIIGELIQMRQAGQIARVAVASLIGFLLGIMVKFVLVLIQITLFAVQVWK
- a CDS encoding LysM peptidoglycan-binding domain-containing protein; the protein is MKTIHFKRIKQKVKGVAILGSAVFFLVLSTSFLGGNEVYGSHETAVVVVQPGDTLWSIAKTHYPGKDVHEAIHHIKKSNGLSSAKLQIGTELRLSAF
- the glnA gene encoding type I glutamate--ammonia ligase, whose product is MVKEENVRYIRLQFTDLLGVIKNVEVPVSQLDKALDNKLMFDGSSIEGFVRIEESDMYLYPDLDTWLIFPWETEHGKVARLICDIYMPDGTPFEGDPRGILKKVLAEANAMGFTAMNVGPEPEFFLLKLDEHGNPTMEVNDKGGYFDLAPLDLGENCRREIVLTLESMGFEIEASHHEVAIGQHEIDFKYSDAVTAADNIMTFKLVVKTIARKYGLHATFMPKPIFGINGSGMHCHQSLFKGKENAFYDENDELGLSKTAKHYLAGILAHARGFAAITNPTVNSYKRLVPGYEAPCYVAWSAKNRSPLVRIPASRGLSTRIEVRNPDPACNPYLALAVMLKAGLDGIKNELPLQDAVNRNIYVMNEAEREKAGIHSLPASLKEAVEELLADDVMRSALGEHALTHFVEAKLIEWDMFRTAVHEWERDQYLTTY